The Pseudopipra pipra isolate bDixPip1 chromosome Z, bDixPip1.hap1, whole genome shotgun sequence nucleotide sequence TGAGGTCTGTCTGGATTTAACTTTTCATCTTCTGCTCTTTTCTGTTCTTGGCGTCACAAATTACAGGATCACATTTCCTCTCTGTCCGTGGGACTTGATAAGATTTTCCAAAAACACATAAGCCTTTTGTAATTCTACACAAAATGCCTTTGGTGCTGGTAGTTGATGATATAGCCCAGTATTTAGTGTTTAGTTTTCAGTTAATTTTGCATGAGCTGAGTGGCTGAAAAAGTGCTGACAgttgttttgtggttttcaacttgattttttttgtagaatTTAACTTCATTTGAACTTGGAGGTAAAAATGAGGATGGTAAGGGTAGGTGTCCGTTTGATCCTGCTCAAAGCTACACATCTGTTATGGTTGGTAAGTTCAGACTTTGCCTACCTCGTTCTTATGTATCAAAAAACGTTGTGTCTTTTCCACTGCCATGCTCCAGTTTGTCAGTGTCAATGGTAGCTTGCAtccatattttttccctttattgtGTATCCGTAAAGATGTTAAAATACTTATTTAGTCAACTTTAGCGTGTTTTTTGAAGGAGAACTTAAAAACTCTAGGCTGTTTTGGAAGCAACTTGTAAAATACTAATTTTCAAACTGTGTTTTCAGGTGTTTAACCTATTTAGTCCAGGTAGTCTGAATGTACTTGGCTGCATTTGTAGCATCCATTAATGCAATTTCAGTAAATTTAACAAGTGGTACTTTTTAGCTGTCCTGAAGACTTATCCATAAGACAGAATAGAGGAGTGAGATATTGATTGCAGGTAGACTTACTGCATAGAAAGACACCCCTGAATCTCAACCTGGGGGAACCAGAGTTGATGGATTTACTGTTGTGTCACAAGATCATGAGAGAAGCTCAACATAGGATGAAACAGGAGATGAGAAACACAACTCCCTGCACTGTGCCTACGTTTTTAAAAGTTGAGTTTGAACAATGGTGGCatagaaagagagaagaataaTTCCAGACTTCTGATGCATTTAAGTAAATTTGCATGGTTTTACATGAACTGTAGGTTTACATGTTAAGTGCTAAAGTACCACAAAAACTACTCTGAATTTCGTCAGTTCTTGTGTTAGAGCATCAATAAACCATACTCTGGAAGTGTTAGGCTTCAGCACAGtcagcagaaatgtaaacataaaaTACATGTCCAGGGCAATTTAGAGGAAGTCCTTGTTTGTCTTTTCTTGTGGGAAGCTTAAGCTTACATAGgctcagaaaatatttatgtacCCTCTTTGGTATCCAGTCCACAAGAtctaaaatatttgattttgtgTTAAAGATGAGGAGCTTTATTCTGGGACTTCTTACAATTTCTTGGGAAGTGAACCCATTATTTCACGGCACTCTCATCAGAGCCCTCTGAGAACAGAGTATGCAATACCTTGGCTTAATGGTAAGTGGGCATGAGAACTGGCCCAgataaattacttttctttctccaacCCCACACTGACAGAGTTTTCCTGGTTGTAAGGAGCAATTGTCTGATAGAGGGAATGGATTTTGTTATACTGGCATACCCTGGCATGTAAGTGTGTGCCCTCATGCATGCCAAGAGATGTTGTTTTgaaattttaggatttttatcAGCATTGACAATGAAAACAGCTTCAAGATACACAGGCTTACTCTGGACAATAATGGCTGCAGTTTATTTTATATCTGCGTGTTCTTTTTTGCAATAATGCAGCTTAGTTATGATACAGTAAGGAAGGCAATGTTTTTGGTCTGGAATGGGTTTTCAGATTGAGCTGATCATGGTTCTTGGTGATTTTAGTTCCTGAATTTCAGAATTCACTGAGCTTTGTGAACGTTCAGAGGTTTGAGGCTTTGTGCCAAAAAGGACCAAAATCATGATCATCATAACCAAAAAGTACAGGATAGTGAGTTTTGTAACACATGTTGTAATGTTGTTTTTAGTCTTTCAGCTAGTAGCTGAAATGGAGGGGAGGCAGGCAAGGGAGGTCATGTCCTCCAGGCCCATTAGAAAACCATGTTTGAGTATGGGCTGAAGAACATTATGGTGCAGTAATAATCTCATTACTGCAGAGATCTGTCAGGTATCTTAGTGCTTTAATTTAGGATTTGCGGgtttggggaggttttttttcctgttcctggctggttttttgttttgtttttgagaAACACTATCCATATTATGAAGAAGAAACTGTATAGGGAGGTCAGTGACTAGAGAGCAGGTAAATTCAGTGTGGAATTTGGGTGAAAGAGAACTCCTAGAGGGTCTTTGAGGGAATCAGGTTAGTAGTCTCATATGTAATGGAAAATTCTTCTCTTTGTATCTGTAGAGCCCAATTTTGTTTTTGCTGATGTGATAAGAGCAGACCAAAACAGCACAGATGGAGAAGATGACAAGATATACTTCTTTTTCACCGAGGTGTCTGTGGAGTATGAATGTATTGGAAAACTGATGATTCCAAGAATAGCTAGGGTCTGCAAGGTGGGAGATAGTTCAATTTACTGTTACTATATCAACTAGAATTTTGTATATGTGTgttaaaaagcatttatttttgtgaacTTACTGCCAGTTAACTGGAAGTGGTTGAATTTAGTGAACCTTAGCGAATCAGCAATTCCAGTCAGTTCTTCAGAACCGAGAAAGCCTAATGGTTGCTTTGTGAATAAATGCTTGACTTAATTTTGCACAGTTATGAAATTTCAATACATCTGGGGGTTCTCCTCTCCTCCGGGGGAAAACCAACCAACCGTGACAAAACCCAGCAacagaaaaagtgtttcctcaggctttcctttcttttttcttttctttttttttttttctttgacaagAACAGCTCCCTGTGAAGAACTGACTTTGGTTGGAGCTGAGCAGACAGGATGTCTGTCGAGTGACTTTCAAGTATCTGTATGCAAACAGAACTGTAGCTGTGTCCACAGCAAAATAGTTCTTGACAGTGGTGTAGCAGATGGGACTTCTATGAAGCTCTTAACAGCTGCCAGAGCCTGAAGGAAAATGGTCACCAGCAGCCTGATTGTGTCACACTTGCTGTGCTTAAACCTCAGTGGGTTAGGCTGATTGAAGTATTTCCTCAGGAGTGTTGGTTGAAAATCTTGCTGATGAAAGTTTCCGCCCCCCCGTATAAGAAGTTGATTTAACAAAAACTTTTTCAGTGGAATGTATCAATTTcctcaaggttttttttttttccaacaggaaATTTATCTCTCCGCCTCATTTTTATGAGGttgaaagttttattttgacttcactgttttatatttaaacatGGAAGTCAAAACATAAATGAAAAGTTAGTGCCCTTGAGATTTCTGTTAAACAAGGAGCTGGAGGCAAGTTTATGTTGGGCTTTTTATGACCCTCTACCCACTGACAGCTTGTGTATGCTTTAAAAGGGGATTGTTGTGGAATATGAGAGCttcattattataattatataattcAGACTGTTCTGTTTCAAATAGGAGTCAGTGGCAAGTTGCAAATCCATAAGCATTTATACTTAattgttttaataaattttgcatattttctttAGTACTTTGCATGACACCTTTGGATAATGAATGGGAGCTATCAATGCAGTTTCAATGTGCCCTGCTTTTTGGAGTATCAGAGCTACAGCTTGATTAGCAAATATTTTGGAACATTTCTTGTCAATGTATCTTAACTTCTTTAAGCCTTGGTACTGCAAATCCTGAATAAAGGTGGTAACTGCTAGCAGGACTAAACCATTGCTGCATTTCTTCTAATGAAAGTATCAATGTCAGGCAAGTTTAAGGGCATATTGCAGCATTAGAATTTAACTCACAGTTTTGATGTCTTAGAAAAAATGCAATATTACTTATTTCTCTAAAGGGACAGTATAGTACTTCCACCCTTATTTTACTTGTTCTAATAAACAGCTTTTTCCTGATGGTGCATTGCCCATCTCAGTTTTTTCAAGTGTTGCTGAAGTGTGGTTCTTCATTAACTCTCATATTCCATGTTGCCTGTGTGTGTGATAGAAACAATTCTGCATTATTGTTGTTGAATCAGTTTTCCTGTGGCTTTTTTACTGTTCTGTTTGTGAATGTGTTAACATTTATTGATGGTTGCTGTAGACGAAATGTTGGAAAATAACATAGCTTAGTAATTTCGTGCTGTAGCAGTGGTTCTTAAATGCAAAAATGCTGCTAGTTCTCCTCACaaatacctttttatttttttttaatatcgTAAGAGGGACCAAGGAGGATTAAGGATCTTGCAAAAAAAATGGACGTCCTTTCTCAAGGCCAGACTGATTTGTACCATCCCCGACAAGAACTTAATTTTCAATGTTATCAATGATGTTTTTATTCTCAAGTCTCCGACTTTGAAGGAACCAGTGATATATGGAGTCTTCACCCCACAGCTGTAAGTGTGGTATAGCCTCTTCCTGGATAAGTATCTTTAGTGTCAGTTGGTTAGTACAAGAACTAATAATTGCtcctgtgtttttgttttttgtttgtttttgggggggttgtttcttttttttttttcatttcttcctgaACTTGTAGGAATAACGTGGGGTTGTCAGCAGTGTGTGCATACAGTCTGTCTACTGTAGAAGAGGTTTTctcaaaaggaaaatacatgCAGAGTGCTATAGTGGAACAGGCTCACACAAAGTGGGTACGATACAATGGGGAGATCCCTAATCCTCGACCTGGTGCGGTAAGTTTGGGAAATCTTGGATCTGAtgacttttggttttttttttaatgctcagAAATAAAGAGACTAGAAGGCATTAGGTGTAACCTATTAATGAATTATTTGTTTGCCCTACCTGGTTACTTCTTGTTGCAAAAAAGCGTACGAAAGCAGTGAAGTGATGTGTTCTGAGCTTTGTATCTGGGAACcaaagtgtttttcttcttaatttagTGTTGAGTTATTTACTGGTTTGggattttcattattttgttaaTAATTTTCTGCTGGTGAAACAGAATATATATACACTAGAAATACTTTTGAGTTCAAATGAACAGAAGTATAGCAGCTGTTGCATTGTCTCTGTAGGTTCAGCATGTTTATCCAACACAGTACATTGCTCTACAGACTAAAATGTTCGTAGTGCTCAGTCTCTTTCAGACTTTTCTTACTTCCTTACGTTCCTTACAGTCATCTTGTTGCTGGTGCTGAATGAGGTGACAGCTAAAAGCAGTTAAAATGTGTAAGAGTTAcagaaggaatattttcctAGCATGTATTTTGAACCCAAACAAAAATGTAGTCCAAGGCTCAGGGATTAGTACATCACAGAAGCCAGAGTGCTATGAGACCTGAGGACTTGCCTCACTAGAATAAGTGTAGTATGAAGGTGTGCTTGCTGGCCAAAGTgatgcagagaagaaaatgcataCAGCTGTGTCTTTGTTTTGTACAAGTAAATGATATAATTTGATTGTctcttttgttttggtgttccccccctccctgtcctcctgcTAGTGTATAAACAACGAAGCCGGAGGATCGAGCTACATGAGCTCGCTGAATTTACCAGACAAGACACTGCAGTTTGTTAGAGACCATCCTCTGATGGATGACTCAGTGACCCCGATGGGAGACAGACCTCGGCTGGTAAAGCAAGATGTGAAGTACACACAGATTGTGGTAGACAGAGTCAGAGCACTCAATGGCACCATGTATGATGTGATGTTCATCGGTACAGGTGAGTTCTGCAGAAGACCTCTGTTTTAAGGGTATGCTGGTTCTTTAGTTTTCAAAGAGAAGCTCTTGAGATTTCCATGTTTGCAGTGCTTGTAGAGCTGGTGTTTCCATTAAAAGGGAAGGTGCCACAGTAAGTGGACAGTCTTAACATAATGTTGAAAAGGTATTGCAGGAGAAGAACTGCAAAGCTGCATGAGAGCAGCAAAAACACACAGAAGATAAATCCCTAAGTGGTCGTTCTGTGtgccaaaatgttttcttgctcAGAGCTCCTGCTGATGGCAAATTTAATGGTTGCCTTTGACAGAGAGTTATATGAAGTCTTCATCTGAACAGCAAGCAGATTACTGAGACAAGTTAAAGCAAttgtgcaggtttttttcctgcgtTTCTGTTTTAAGGATCTTACTTAAACATATTGCTCTGTTGTTTCAGATCGGGGAGCCGTGCACAAAGCCATCAGCTATGAAAATGGAATGCATATTATTGAAGAAACACAgttttttccagattttgaaCCAGTCCAAACTCTCTTGCTTTCATCCAAAACAGTAAGTGCTATGAGCATCACAGCATTCATCTCATTTTTGTTCTTCCCCAAAACTTTTAAGTACCACTTGGTAACCTTGTGACAGGAGACCCATCACTGTGCACCTACCCAAAAGCTGCATTTGTAACTCATGGTACTGCAGCAGTATCACATATTGCCTGCTGCATTTCAGTCTGTTTGGTAGGT carries:
- the SEMA4D gene encoding semaphorin-4D isoform X8, producing MALRVFYAVWGLLLEVAIAFGPVPRITWEHREVQLIHFNESKVSNYSTLLLSEDKNVLYVGAREVIFALNAVNIAEKQHELHWKAAEDKRTKCAVKGKSEQTECRNYVRVLQQLNDTFLYVCGTNAFQPTCDYVNLTSFELGGKNEDGKGRCPFDPAQSYTSVMVDEELYSGTSYNFLGSEPIISRHSHQSPLRTEYAIPWLNEPNFVFADVIRADQNSTDGEDDKIYFFFTEVSVEYECIGKLMIPRIARVCKRDQGGLRILQKKWTSFLKARLICTIPDKNLIFNVINDVFILKSPTLKEPVIYGVFTPQLNNVGLSAVCAYSLSTVEEVFSKGKYMQSAIVEQAHTKWVRYNGEIPNPRPGACINNEAGGSSYMSSLNLPDKTLQFVRDHPLMDDSVTPMGDRPRLVKQDVKYTQIVVDRVRALNGTMYDVMFIGTDRGAVHKAISYENGMHIIEETQFFPDFEPVQTLLLSSKTGGKYLFAGSNSGVVQSPVAFCDKYTTCVDCVLARDPYCAWKPLEASCIDIFKEAEIGRNWIQNIGGDASSCSGPEGSYFVWKKNGQTMKACIMEQSHVLLDGRVHVLSWVKDSVSENTEYTCSFISKVGNATSEVLITMEDKDSAGQDAWTKEFDTWRSAISEHATMMQNWRKTWETCNKKNSL